In the Larus michahellis chromosome 6, bLarMic1.1, whole genome shotgun sequence genome, one interval contains:
- the LOC141744898 gene encoding zona pellucida sperm-binding protein 4-like isoform X4, producing MGVAGQSRAAFGAVLFWGFLGPLVWVVGAQGSVFSDPTLLVCGQESLQFTLPPGWEGNASFVLTTWDTEGEAHVLQNDSECGLLVSGTPDGSRKVLVSYTGCYVFEWDGNYLMLVGLEGTDDAGQKVLHEEKLLRCPVDLPALDAPSSGVCSAVLSQDRLLCASLPISQGDCEERGCCYDPRDRVKPCYFGNTGDKKYLRK from the exons ATGGGTGTTGCAGGGCAGTCTAGGGCTGCATTTGGAGCTGTGCTCTTCTGGGGCTTTCTTGGTCCCCTTGTTTGGGTTGTGGGGGCTCAGGGTAGTGTTTTTTCTGATCCCACCCTGCTGgtttgtggccaagaaagcctgCAGTTCACCTTAcctccaggctgggaagggaacgCTTCCTTTGTGCTGACTACTTGGG ATACCGAGGGGGAGGCACACGTTCTGCAGAATGACTCTGAGTGTGGGCTCTTGGTATCTGGGACTCCAGATGGCTCCAGGAAAGTATTGGTCTCCTATACTGGCTGTTATGTCTTTGAATGG GATGGCAATTACCTCATGCTGGTTGGGCTTGAAGGAACAGACGATGCTGGACAAAAGGTTCTTCATGAAGAGAAGCTGCTCAGGTGCCCTGTGGACCTTCCTG CCCTGGATGCTCCAAGCAGTGGTGTCTGTTCTGCTGTCCTCAGCCAAGACCGGCTGCTGTGTGCCTCCTTGCCTATCAGCCAGGGAGACTGTGAAGAGCGAGGCTGCTGCTATGACCCTAGGGACAGGGTGAAGCCTTGTTACTTTGGTAACACAG GGGACAAGAAATACCTACGTAAATGA
- the LOC141744898 gene encoding zona pellucida sperm-binding protein 4-like isoform X3, with amino-acid sequence MGVAGQSRAAFGAVLFWGFLGPLVWVVGAQGSVFSDPTLLVCGQESLQFTLPPGWEGNASFVLTTWDTEGEAHVLQNDSECGLLVSGTPDGSRKVLVSYTGCYVFEWDGNYLMLVGLEGTDDAGQKVLHEEKLLRCPVDLPALDAPSSGVCSAVLSQDRLLCASLPISQGDCEERGCCYDPRDRVKPCYFGNTVLTRSPSTL; translated from the exons ATGGGTGTTGCAGGGCAGTCTAGGGCTGCATTTGGAGCTGTGCTCTTCTGGGGCTTTCTTGGTCCCCTTGTTTGGGTTGTGGGGGCTCAGGGTAGTGTTTTTTCTGATCCCACCCTGCTGgtttgtggccaagaaagcctgCAGTTCACCTTAcctccaggctgggaagggaacgCTTCCTTTGTGCTGACTACTTGGG ATACCGAGGGGGAGGCACACGTTCTGCAGAATGACTCTGAGTGTGGGCTCTTGGTATCTGGGACTCCAGATGGCTCCAGGAAAGTATTGGTCTCCTATACTGGCTGTTATGTCTTTGAATGG GATGGCAATTACCTCATGCTGGTTGGGCTTGAAGGAACAGACGATGCTGGACAAAAGGTTCTTCATGAAGAGAAGCTGCTCAGGTGCCCTGTGGACCTTCCTG CCCTGGATGCTCCAAGCAGTGGTGTCTGTTCTGCTGTCCTCAGCCAAGACCGGCTGCTGTGTGCCTCCTTGCCTATCAGCCAGGGAGACTGTGAAGAGCGAGGCTGCTGCTATGACCCTAGGGACAGGGTGAAGCCTTGTTACTTTGGTAACACAG TACTCACAAGGTCTCCGAGTACCTTGTGA
- the LOC141744898 gene encoding zona pellucida sperm-binding protein 4-like isoform X1 has protein sequence MGVAGQSRAAFGAVLFWGFLGPLVWVVGAQGSVFSDPTLLVCGQESLQFTLPPGWEGNASFVLTTWDTEGEAHVLQNDSECGLLVSGTPDGSRKVLVSYTGCYVFEWDGNYLMLVGLEGTDDAGQKVLHEEKLLRCPVDLPALDAPSSGVCSAVLSQDRLLCASLPISQGDCEERGCCYDPRDRVKPCYFGNTGSQPPLGIRLLQRGVFHRLQVDMCSTMNLHGLQGRQPASPWSSPRAAGESLLQRLEHLLPSFFTDLGICRAVSLTYSHSSLQLQLLGCFFPPFLNMLSQRCYHRH, from the exons ATGGGTGTTGCAGGGCAGTCTAGGGCTGCATTTGGAGCTGTGCTCTTCTGGGGCTTTCTTGGTCCCCTTGTTTGGGTTGTGGGGGCTCAGGGTAGTGTTTTTTCTGATCCCACCCTGCTGgtttgtggccaagaaagcctgCAGTTCACCTTAcctccaggctgggaagggaacgCTTCCTTTGTGCTGACTACTTGGG ATACCGAGGGGGAGGCACACGTTCTGCAGAATGACTCTGAGTGTGGGCTCTTGGTATCTGGGACTCCAGATGGCTCCAGGAAAGTATTGGTCTCCTATACTGGCTGTTATGTCTTTGAATGG GATGGCAATTACCTCATGCTGGTTGGGCTTGAAGGAACAGACGATGCTGGACAAAAGGTTCTTCATGAAGAGAAGCTGCTCAGGTGCCCTGTGGACCTTCCTG CCCTGGATGCTCCAAGCAGTGGTGTCTGTTCTGCTGTCCTCAGCCAAGACCGGCTGCTGTGTGCCTCCTTGCCTATCAGCCAGGGAGACTGTGAAGAGCGAGGCTGCTGCTATGACCCTAGGGACAGGGTGAAGCCTTGTTACTTTGGTAACACAG ggtcacagcctcctttgggcatccgcctgctccagcgtggggtcttccacaggctgcaggtggatatgtgCTCCACCATGAACCTCCATGGTCTGCAAGGgcgacagcctgcctcaccatggtcttcaccacgggctgcaggggaatccctgctacagcgcctggagcacctcctcccctccttcttcactgaccttggcatctgcagagctgtttctctcacatattctcactcctctctccagctgcagttgctgggctgtttttttccccccttcttaaatatgttatcccagaggtgctaccaccgtcactga
- the LOC141744898 gene encoding zona pellucida sperm-binding protein 4-like isoform X2 — protein MGVAGQSRAAFGAVLFWGFLGPLVWVVGAQGSVFSDPTLLVCGQESLQFTLPPGWEGNASFVLTTWDTEGEAHVLQNDSECGLLVSGTPDGSRKVLVSYTGCYVFEWDGNYLMLVGLEGTDDAGQKVLHEEKLLRCPVDLPALDAPSSGVCSAVLSQDRLLCASLPISQGDCEERGCCYDPRDRVKPCYFGNTGMRTGSPGGW, from the exons ATGGGTGTTGCAGGGCAGTCTAGGGCTGCATTTGGAGCTGTGCTCTTCTGGGGCTTTCTTGGTCCCCTTGTTTGGGTTGTGGGGGCTCAGGGTAGTGTTTTTTCTGATCCCACCCTGCTGgtttgtggccaagaaagcctgCAGTTCACCTTAcctccaggctgggaagggaacgCTTCCTTTGTGCTGACTACTTGGG ATACCGAGGGGGAGGCACACGTTCTGCAGAATGACTCTGAGTGTGGGCTCTTGGTATCTGGGACTCCAGATGGCTCCAGGAAAGTATTGGTCTCCTATACTGGCTGTTATGTCTTTGAATGG GATGGCAATTACCTCATGCTGGTTGGGCTTGAAGGAACAGACGATGCTGGACAAAAGGTTCTTCATGAAGAGAAGCTGCTCAGGTGCCCTGTGGACCTTCCTG CCCTGGATGCTCCAAGCAGTGGTGTCTGTTCTGCTGTCCTCAGCCAAGACCGGCTGCTGTGTGCCTCCTTGCCTATCAGCCAGGGAGACTGTGAAGAGCGAGGCTGCTGCTATGACCCTAGGGACAGGGTGAAGCCTTGTTACTTTGGTAACACAG
- the LOC141744925 gene encoding cytochrome P450 2C9-like isoform X1, whose product MELLGAATVVLLVCIACLLSITAWRGRSGKGKMPPGPAPLPILGNLLQVKPKDLATTLQKLSEEYGPVFTVHLGSDPVVVLHGHDVVKEALVDRADEFAARGHMPIGDRANNGLGIIFSNNQEWLQVRRFALSTLRNFGMGKRSIEERIQEESEHLLEEINKTKGTPFDPTFTLSCAVSNIICSIVFGRRYDYKDKKFLALMNNMNNIFEMSNSYWGQLYQMFSNILDYLPGPHNKIFTEFDALKAFVAEEVKIHQATLDPSSPQDFIDCFLTKMQEEKEHPNSSFHMKNLITSTFDLFIAGTETTSTTVRYGLLLLLKYPKIQEKVQEEIDRVVGRSRKPCVADRTQMPYTDAVVHEIQRFISLVPLSVPRAVTKDLCFREYVIPKGTTIFPVLTSVLHDSKEFPNPNEFNPGHFLNENGTFRKSEFFMPFSAGKRICPGESLARMEIFLLMAIILQNFTLKPVVDPQELSITPTLSGTTNVPPAYQLCAVPR is encoded by the exons ATGGagctcctgggagcagccacTGTTGTCCTCCTGGTTTGCATTGCTTGCCTGCTCTCCATCACAGCATGGAGAGGGAGGTCTGGAAAGGGGAAGATGCCTCCGGGaccagctccccttcccatcctAGGTAACTTGCTGCAGGTGAAACCAAAGGACTTGGCCACAACCCTCCAGAAG CTCAGTGAAGAGTATGGACCAGTGTTCACAGTGCACCTGGGCTCTGACCCAGTGGTGGTGCTGCACGGACATGATGTGGTGAAAGAAGCCTTGGTTGATCGCGCGGACGAGTTTGCTGCCAGAGGACACATGCCAATAGGAGACAGGGCGAACAACGGATTAG ggatTATTTTTAGCAACAACCAGGAGTGGTTACAAGTCCGTCGGTTTGCTCTCAGCACTCTGCGCAACTTTGgaatggggaagaggagcatTGAAGAGAGGATCCAGGAGGAATCTGAGCACTTGCTAGAAGAGATCAACAAAACAAAGG GAACGCCTTTTGACCCAACCTTCACgctgagctgtgctgtctccAACATCATATGCTCCATTGTCTTTGGGAGACGATATGACTATAAAGACAAGAAGTTCCTGGCCCTGATGAATAACATGAACAACATCTTTGAGATGTCGAACTCCTACTGGGGACAG ctctaCCAGATGTTCTCAAATATCCTGGATTACTTGCCTGGCCCACAcaacaaaatattcacagaatttgATGCTCTAAAAGCCTTTGTGGCAGAGGAGGTGAAGATACACCAAGCCACCCTAGATCCCAGCTCCCCTCAGGATTTCATTGATTGCTTCCTCACCAAAATGCAGGAG GAGAAAGAGCACCCCAATTCCAGTTTCCACATGAAGAACCTGATAACCAGCACCTTCGACTTGTTCATTGCCGGGACTGAGACAACTAGCACGACTGTAAGATATGGGCTTCTGCTTCTTCTCAAATACCCGAAGATACAAG AGAAAGTTCAAGAAGAGATTGACCGGGTAGTAGGACGATCACGAAAACCTTGCGTGGCTGACCGGACCCAGATGCCCTACACAGATGCGGTGGTCCATGAAATCCAGCGCTTCATCTCCCTCGTCCCCCTGAGTGTCCCTCGCGCTGTGACCAAAGACCTCTGCTTCAGAGAGTATGTCATTCCCAAG GGCACCACAATCTTTCCTGTCCTCACTTCTGTCCTCCACGACAGTAAAGAGTTTCCAAACCCAAATGAGTTCAACCCTGGACACTTCTTGAACGAGAACGGCACCTTTAGGAAGAGCGAGTTCTTCATGCCCTTCTCAGCAG GGAAGCGAATATGCCCCGGAGAGAGCCTGGCACGCATGGAGATATTCCTACTCATGGCCATCATCTTGCAGAACTTTACCTTGAAGCCTGTCGTTGACCCCCAGGAACTCAGCATAACCCCAACACTGAGTGGGACAACCAACGTACCTCCTGCCTaccagctctgtgctgtcccccgctaa
- the LOC141744925 gene encoding cytochrome P450 2C8-like isoform X2, whose protein sequence is MPIGDRANNGLGIIFSNNQEWLQVRRFALSTLRNFGMGKRSIEERIQEESEHLLEEINKTKGTPFDPTFTLSCAVSNIICSIVFGRRYDYKDKKFLALMNNMNNIFEMSNSYWGQLYQMFSNILDYLPGPHNKIFTEFDALKAFVAEEVKIHQATLDPSSPQDFIDCFLTKMQEEKEHPNSSFHMKNLITSTFDLFIAGTETTSTTVRYGLLLLLKYPKIQEKVQEEIDRVVGRSRKPCVADRTQMPYTDAVVHEIQRFISLVPLSVPRAVTKDLCFREYVIPKGTTIFPVLTSVLHDSKEFPNPNEFNPGHFLNENGTFRKSEFFMPFSAGKRICPGESLARMEIFLLMAIILQNFTLKPVVDPQELSITPTLSGTTNVPPAYQLCAVPR, encoded by the exons ATGCCAATAGGAGACAGGGCGAACAACGGATTAG ggatTATTTTTAGCAACAACCAGGAGTGGTTACAAGTCCGTCGGTTTGCTCTCAGCACTCTGCGCAACTTTGgaatggggaagaggagcatTGAAGAGAGGATCCAGGAGGAATCTGAGCACTTGCTAGAAGAGATCAACAAAACAAAGG GAACGCCTTTTGACCCAACCTTCACgctgagctgtgctgtctccAACATCATATGCTCCATTGTCTTTGGGAGACGATATGACTATAAAGACAAGAAGTTCCTGGCCCTGATGAATAACATGAACAACATCTTTGAGATGTCGAACTCCTACTGGGGACAG ctctaCCAGATGTTCTCAAATATCCTGGATTACTTGCCTGGCCCACAcaacaaaatattcacagaatttgATGCTCTAAAAGCCTTTGTGGCAGAGGAGGTGAAGATACACCAAGCCACCCTAGATCCCAGCTCCCCTCAGGATTTCATTGATTGCTTCCTCACCAAAATGCAGGAG GAGAAAGAGCACCCCAATTCCAGTTTCCACATGAAGAACCTGATAACCAGCACCTTCGACTTGTTCATTGCCGGGACTGAGACAACTAGCACGACTGTAAGATATGGGCTTCTGCTTCTTCTCAAATACCCGAAGATACAAG AGAAAGTTCAAGAAGAGATTGACCGGGTAGTAGGACGATCACGAAAACCTTGCGTGGCTGACCGGACCCAGATGCCCTACACAGATGCGGTGGTCCATGAAATCCAGCGCTTCATCTCCCTCGTCCCCCTGAGTGTCCCTCGCGCTGTGACCAAAGACCTCTGCTTCAGAGAGTATGTCATTCCCAAG GGCACCACAATCTTTCCTGTCCTCACTTCTGTCCTCCACGACAGTAAAGAGTTTCCAAACCCAAATGAGTTCAACCCTGGACACTTCTTGAACGAGAACGGCACCTTTAGGAAGAGCGAGTTCTTCATGCCCTTCTCAGCAG GGAAGCGAATATGCCCCGGAGAGAGCCTGGCACGCATGGAGATATTCCTACTCATGGCCATCATCTTGCAGAACTTTACCTTGAAGCCTGTCGTTGACCCCCAGGAACTCAGCATAACCCCAACACTGAGTGGGACAACCAACGTACCTCCTGCCTaccagctctgtgctgtcccccgctaa
- the LOC141744926 gene encoding zona pellucida sperm-binding protein 4-like isoform X5, translated as MGVAGQSRAAFGAVLFWGFLGPLVWVVGAQGSVFSDPTLLVCGQESLQFTLPPGWEGNASFVLTTWDTEGEAHVLQNDSECGLLVSGTPDGSRKVLVSYTGCYVFEWDGNYLMLVGLEGTDDAGQKVLHEEKLLRCPVDLPALDAPSSGVCSAVLSQDRLLCASLPISQGDCEERGCCYDPRDRVKPCYFGNTDG; from the exons ATGGGTGTTGCAGGGCAGTCTAGGGCTGCATTTGGAGCTGTGCTCTTCTGGGGCTTTCTTGGTCCCCTTGTTTGGGTTGTGGGGGCTCAGGGTAGTGTTTTTTCTGATCCCACCCTGCTGgtttgtggccaagaaagcctgCAGTTCACCTTAcctccaggctgggaagggaacgCTTCCTTTGTGCTGACTACTTGGG ATACCGAGGGGGAGGCACACGTTCTGCAGAATGACTCTGAGTGTGGGCTCTTGGTATCTGGGACTCCAGATGGCTCCAGGAAAGTATTGGTCTCCTATACTGGCTGTTATGTCTTTGAATGG GATGGCAATTACCTCATGCTGGTTGGGCTTGAAGGAACAGACGATGCTGGACAAAAGGTTCTTCATGAAGAGAAGCTGCTCAGGTGCCCTGTGGACCTTCCTG CCCTGGATGCTCCAAGCAGTGGTGTCTGTTCTGCTGTCCTCAGCCAAGACCGGCTGCTGTGTGCCTCCTTGCCTATCAGCCAGGGAGACTGTGAAGAGCGAGGCTGCTGCTATGACCCTAGGGACAGGGTGAAGCCTTGTTACTTTGGTAACACAG ATGGATAA
- the LOC141744926 gene encoding zona pellucida sperm-binding protein 4-like isoform X2, with amino-acid sequence MGVAGQSRAAFGAVLFWGFLGPLVWVVGAQGSVFSDPTLLVCGQESLQFTLPPGWEGNASFVLTTWDTEGEAHVLQNDSECGLLVSGTPDGSRKVLVSYTGCYVFEWDGNYLMLVGLEGTDDAGQKVLHEEKLLRCPVDLPALDAPSSGVCSAVLSQDRLLCASLPISQGDCEERGCCYDPRDRVKPCYFGNTGMRTGSPGGW; translated from the exons ATGGGTGTTGCAGGGCAGTCTAGGGCTGCATTTGGAGCTGTGCTCTTCTGGGGCTTTCTTGGTCCCCTTGTTTGGGTTGTGGGGGCTCAGGGTAGTGTTTTTTCTGATCCCACCCTGCTGgtttgtggccaagaaagcctgCAGTTCACCTTAcctccaggctgggaagggaacgCTTCCTTTGTGCTGACTACTTGGG ATACCGAGGGGGAGGCACACGTTCTGCAGAATGACTCTGAGTGTGGGCTCTTGGTATCTGGGACTCCAGATGGCTCCAGGAAAGTATTGGTCTCCTATACTGGCTGTTATGTCTTTGAATGG GATGGCAATTACCTCATGCTGGTTGGGCTTGAAGGAACAGACGATGCTGGACAAAAGGTTCTTCATGAAGAGAAGCTGCTCAGGTGCCCTGTGGACCTTCCTG CCCTGGATGCTCCAAGCAGTGGTGTCTGTTCTGCTGTCCTCAGCCAAGACCGGCTGCTGTGTGCCTCCTTGCCTATCAGCCAGGGAGACTGTGAAGAGCGAGGCTGCTGCTATGACCCTAGGGACAGGGTGAAGCCTTGTTACTTTGGTAACACAG GCATGCGCACAGGCTCTCCTGGAGGGTGGTGA
- the LOC141744913 gene encoding cytochrome P450 2C9-like isoform X1, with protein MELLGAATVVLLVCIACLLSITAWRGRSGKGKMPPGPAPLPILGNLLQVKPKDLATTLQKLSEEYGPVFTVHLGSDPVVVLHGHDVVKEALVDRADEFAARGHMPIGDRANNGLGIIFSNNQEWLQVRRFALSTLRNFGMGKRSIEERIQEESEHLLEEINKTKGTPFDPTFTLSCAVSNVICSIVFGRRYDYKDKKFLALMNNMNNIFEMMNSYWGQLYQMFSNILDYLPGPHNKIFTEFDALKAFVAEEVKIHQATLDPSSPQDFIDCFLTKMQEEKEHPNSSFHMKNLITSTFDLFIGGTETTSTTVRYGLLLLLKYPKIQEKVQEEIDRVVGRSRKPCVADRTQMPYTDAVVHEIQRFISLVPLSVPRAVTKDLCFREYVIPKGTTIFPVLTSVLHDSKEFPNPNEFNPGHFLNENGTFRKSEFFMPFSAGKRICPGESLARMEIFLLMAIILQNFTLKPVVDPQELSITPTLSGTTNVPPAYQLCAVPR; from the exons ATGGagctcctgggagcagccacTGTTGTCCTCCTGGTTTGCATTGCTTGCCTGCTCTCCATCACAGCATGGAGAGGGAGGTCTGGAAAGGGGAAGATGCCTCCGGGaccagctccccttcccatcctAGGTAACTTGCTGCAGGTGAAACCAAAGGACTTGGCCACAACCCTCCAGAAG CTCAGTGAAGAGTATGGACCAGTGTTCACAGTGCACCTGGGCTCTGACCCAGTGGTGGTGCTGCACGGACATGATGTGGTGAAAGAAGCCTTGGTTGATCGCGCGGACGAGTTTGCTGCCAGAGGACACATGCCAATAGGAGACAGGGCGAACAACGGATTAG ggatTATTTTTAGCAACAACCAGGAGTGGTTACAAGTCCGTCGGTTTGCTCTCAGCACTCTGCGCAACTTTGgaatggggaagaggagcatTGAAGAGAGGATCCAGGAGGAATCTGAGCACTTGCTAGAAGAGATCAACAAAACAAAGG GAACGCCTTTTGACCCAACCTTCACgctgagctgtgctgtctccAACGTCATATGCTCCATTGTCTTTGGGAGACGATATGACTATAAAGACAAGAAGTTCCTGGCCCTGATGAATAACATGAACAACATCTTTGAGATGATGAACTCCTACTGGGGACAG ctctaCCAGATGTTCTCAAATATCCTGGATTACTTGCCTGGCCCACAcaacaaaatattcacagaatttgATGCTCTAAAAGCCTTTGTGGCAGAGGAGGTGAAGATACACCAAGCCACCCTAGATCCCAGCTCCCCTCAGGATTTCATTGATTGCTTCCTCACCAAAATGCAGGAG GAGAAAGAGCACCCCAATTCCAGTTTCCACATGAAGAACCTGATAACCAGCACCTTCGACTTGTTCATTGGCGGGACTGAGACAACTAGCACGACTGTAAGATATGGGCTTCTGCTTCTTCTCAAATACCCGAAGATACAAG AGAAAGTTCAAGAAGAGATTGACCGGGTAGTAGGACGATCACGAAAACCTTGCGTGGCTGACCGGACCCAGATGCCCTACACAGATGCGGTGGTCCATGAAATCCAGCGCTTCATCTCCCTCGTCCCCCTGAGTGTCCCTCGCGCTGTGACCAAAGACCTCTGCTTCAGAGAGTATGTCATTCCCAAG GGCACCACAATCTTTCCTGTCCTCACTTCTGTCCTCCACGACAGTAAAGAGTTTCCAAACCCAAATGAGTTCAACCCTGGACACTTCTTGAACGAGAACGGCACCTTTAGGAAGAGCGAGTTCTTCATGCCCTTCTCAGCAG GGAAGCGAATATGCCCCGGAGAGAGCCTGGCACGCATGGAGATATTCCTACTCATGGCCATCATCTTGCAGAACTTTACCTTGAAGCCTGTCGTTGACCCCCAGGAACTCAGCATAACCCCAACACTGAGTGGGACAACCAACGTACCTCCTGCCTaccagctctgtgctgtcccccgctaa
- the LOC141744913 gene encoding cytochrome P450 2C8-like isoform X2 translates to MPIGDRANNGLGIIFSNNQEWLQVRRFALSTLRNFGMGKRSIEERIQEESEHLLEEINKTKGTPFDPTFTLSCAVSNVICSIVFGRRYDYKDKKFLALMNNMNNIFEMMNSYWGQLYQMFSNILDYLPGPHNKIFTEFDALKAFVAEEVKIHQATLDPSSPQDFIDCFLTKMQEEKEHPNSSFHMKNLITSTFDLFIGGTETTSTTVRYGLLLLLKYPKIQEKVQEEIDRVVGRSRKPCVADRTQMPYTDAVVHEIQRFISLVPLSVPRAVTKDLCFREYVIPKGTTIFPVLTSVLHDSKEFPNPNEFNPGHFLNENGTFRKSEFFMPFSAGKRICPGESLARMEIFLLMAIILQNFTLKPVVDPQELSITPTLSGTTNVPPAYQLCAVPR, encoded by the exons ATGCCAATAGGAGACAGGGCGAACAACGGATTAG ggatTATTTTTAGCAACAACCAGGAGTGGTTACAAGTCCGTCGGTTTGCTCTCAGCACTCTGCGCAACTTTGgaatggggaagaggagcatTGAAGAGAGGATCCAGGAGGAATCTGAGCACTTGCTAGAAGAGATCAACAAAACAAAGG GAACGCCTTTTGACCCAACCTTCACgctgagctgtgctgtctccAACGTCATATGCTCCATTGTCTTTGGGAGACGATATGACTATAAAGACAAGAAGTTCCTGGCCCTGATGAATAACATGAACAACATCTTTGAGATGATGAACTCCTACTGGGGACAG ctctaCCAGATGTTCTCAAATATCCTGGATTACTTGCCTGGCCCACAcaacaaaatattcacagaatttgATGCTCTAAAAGCCTTTGTGGCAGAGGAGGTGAAGATACACCAAGCCACCCTAGATCCCAGCTCCCCTCAGGATTTCATTGATTGCTTCCTCACCAAAATGCAGGAG GAGAAAGAGCACCCCAATTCCAGTTTCCACATGAAGAACCTGATAACCAGCACCTTCGACTTGTTCATTGGCGGGACTGAGACAACTAGCACGACTGTAAGATATGGGCTTCTGCTTCTTCTCAAATACCCGAAGATACAAG AGAAAGTTCAAGAAGAGATTGACCGGGTAGTAGGACGATCACGAAAACCTTGCGTGGCTGACCGGACCCAGATGCCCTACACAGATGCGGTGGTCCATGAAATCCAGCGCTTCATCTCCCTCGTCCCCCTGAGTGTCCCTCGCGCTGTGACCAAAGACCTCTGCTTCAGAGAGTATGTCATTCCCAAG GGCACCACAATCTTTCCTGTCCTCACTTCTGTCCTCCACGACAGTAAAGAGTTTCCAAACCCAAATGAGTTCAACCCTGGACACTTCTTGAACGAGAACGGCACCTTTAGGAAGAGCGAGTTCTTCATGCCCTTCTCAGCAG GGAAGCGAATATGCCCCGGAGAGAGCCTGGCACGCATGGAGATATTCCTACTCATGGCCATCATCTTGCAGAACTTTACCTTGAAGCCTGTCGTTGACCCCCAGGAACTCAGCATAACCCCAACACTGAGTGGGACAACCAACGTACCTCCTGCCTaccagctctgtgctgtcccccgctaa